A window of Vibrio gazogenes genomic DNA:
AATAAATCAATCGATCCGCGCCAAACAAACCCGTTCAACCAGCGCTTTTAACTGCAACACTCGCCCTTCGAGATAAGCCAGCTCTTCTACGGTGATTTCATAATGCTCCGAATAACGGGCTTCGATATAGGCGCGTTGCAAGCGACGAAAACTGCGACGGTGGAATTTATTGTCGAGGGGGAAAATCATCTTAAACTCTGGCTCGATTTGCGCGCACAATTTACTCAGCTTTTCGATATTGTGGGATTTGGGTAAGTAGTTGGTGCATGTGAGTAATACACAGGCCAAAAAGCGTTCTGTCGATTGATGAAGTTCAAAAGCAGCGATGGATAACTCTTCTTGATTTAAGTAGTGATGATAACCAGTGATAAAGGCATTTGCGCTTTTAAACCACTGCGCATAATGCTTGCGAGCAATTGCCCGTTTCTCAGCCTCGGTTAAATCCCCCGGCTCGATCAGCGGCTTCGGTGTCGCGGCAAACAGTTCAATCCCTTCTTCACGGATATCCTTAAAAAAATAGTGTCCCTGTTGCAATCGTTCATTCACTTCCTGCAAATCATGAACAATCAAACCAAGCGGTGCGGATTTTACTTTGCGATCAATTTGCTCTTCCGCCCGCTGCCAGACCACATAATCTTCCACCAAAGCAGATTTATTCACGATCACCAGAATATCGTAATCGCTGATGTAACCATTAACCGGATCTCTGACCCAGTTCCCTTTGGCGTAACTACCGAACAGAATAATTTTCAGGATGCGAAACTCGCTTTTACTCCCCGTTTTACCTTCAAGATAGTCGTCCAGCGTATCGCGCAGAATGGTCGAGATCGTCGCAAGCTCTTGCTGTTTATATTCGGGCAGGTGATCGAGGGAGGTTTTCATAAAACGTGCTTCGCTTTGGTGGATAACATGGCTATAGCATAAAAGAAGCGTTCAGCAAAAAACACTGTTTATCATAGTATTAGCATTGCTGACGGATAAAATGCGACGCGGTTCGTTTTTATTTCTTTCCCCGATGATTGTCTCAGGCTTCGGCTTCGAGGTGTGACGCAAATTATAATATTGAAGGAAATCTAAAAACCGCCGAATGGCGGTTGTTTTGTCTATGTATGCCTGTAGTGCCGAGTCTGGTATGGCAACATGGCTCTGAGCATCAGCTTGAGATCACTTTTCAATCCCCACTTTCTCGCATATTTGTCAACTTTGCGGTCATGTGGCATGACCGTTGTTTTTCCTATGCGAAATTGACGTGACAAAAGATTCACAACATCAAGCAATTTCTTTTGCTCTTCTGGAGTAACGCAGTTATATCTCATTAATCTGTCGAGCAAATAATTAGCAGCCCTTGCAGATCTGGCGTCTAATTGGCTGACATCAGGTACAAAGTTTTCATGCCAAACAGCAAGCGCAACTGACTTAACATCTTCAGATGATGCCTCTTGAAAGTCTCGACTGACCAACCTATCAAATGCATGCTGCGCTTTCATGATAAAACCGGAATTAGATACTCTTTAATACTTGTGTAGCATAAGCGATATTGTAACGCAATCGGTCTGGCGTAGGGCTGTAATATAAAGCCTCACTCGCCCGCTTTGTAAAGGCTTCAATAGAAAAACGTTCAGCAACGTATAGTGACACAATATCATTCACATCATATGAAGTGCATCTGCCTAATTTTGATATAGCGATATCGACCGCGCTAACTAAGTAGATATGAATAACCGCTTCACCAGATTGAATAAGAATAGAGTCATCCCGCCAATCTGGGTGAAGATCTGGGATAGCAGGGTTAAATGTGTCATCAAAGGTGAGCGTTCTATGTGTTCCGTCTTCGTCATCATAATCTGCGTCATCTAATTCAACAATTAACTCACTGATATCAAGTCTTCGACTCGCCTCAAGCTCAACATCAAGATCATTACTACCTCTCGCATTCGTATAAATATGC
This region includes:
- a CDS encoding HEPN domain-containing protein, with the translated sequence MKTSLDHLPEYKQQELATISTILRDTLDDYLEGKTGSKSEFRILKIILFGSYAKGNWVRDPVNGYISDYDILVIVNKSALVEDYVVWQRAEEQIDRKVKSAPLGLIVHDLQEVNERLQQGHYFFKDIREEGIELFAATPKPLIEPGDLTEAEKRAIARKHYAQWFKSANAFITGYHHYLNQEELSIAAFELHQSTERFLACVLLTCTNYLPKSHNIEKLSKLCAQIEPEFKMIFPLDNKFHRRSFRRLQRAYIEARYSEHYEITVEELAYLEGRVLQLKALVERVCLARID
- a CDS encoding DUF6036 family nucleotidyltransferase; this encodes MKPLHKNTPLAKAVFNILSEISNIAEDKYGALPSGTIRAFIFGGCAVHIYTNARGSNDLDVELEASRRLDISELIVELDDADYDDEDGTHRTLTFDDTFNPAIPDLHPDWRDDSILIQSGEAVIHIYLVSAVDIAISKLGRCTSYDVNDIVSLYVAERFSIEAFTKRASEALYYSPTPDRLRYNIAYATQVLKSI